Proteins found in one Halobaculum sp. MBLA0147 genomic segment:
- a CDS encoding DUF2150 family protein: MSDPEETFYTEERWQNWLDRVDDQDLDPEEEDSARLLLNLQNDTAIAVAKILAAFDDGRLDEDAAVEEIAGVRDVVLAEVEMDDEETTMLIDGVQTSLVPVFYAAEEYVVGGTPEEGTVPEYVDAAADAEAAEDVDAALGYLVQAGTLIVDGAELPMEVVEDLEYGLVSEWVNGLDSLQTALADPEVVEEDDD, translated from the coding sequence ATGAGCGACCCCGAAGAGACGTTCTACACCGAAGAACGGTGGCAGAACTGGCTCGACCGTGTGGACGACCAGGACCTCGACCCCGAGGAGGAAGACTCCGCACGGCTCCTGCTCAACCTCCAGAACGACACGGCCATCGCCGTCGCGAAGATCCTCGCGGCGTTCGACGACGGCCGCCTCGACGAGGACGCGGCCGTCGAGGAGATCGCGGGTGTCCGCGACGTGGTGTTGGCGGAGGTGGAGATGGACGACGAGGAGACGACGATGCTGATCGACGGGGTCCAGACGAGTCTGGTGCCGGTGTTCTACGCCGCCGAGGAGTACGTCGTCGGCGGGACGCCCGAGGAGGGGACCGTCCCCGAGTACGTCGACGCCGCTGCCGACGCCGAGGCCGCCGAGGATGTCGACGCCGCCCTGGGCTACCTCGTCCAGGCGGGCACGCTGATCGTCGACGGCGCGGAGCTGCCGATGGAGGTCGTCGAGGACCTGGAGTACGGGCTCGTCTCCGAGTGGGTCAACGGACTCGACTCGCTGCAGACCGCGCTGGCCGACCCCGAGGTCGTCGAGGAAGACGACGACTGA
- a CDS encoding TatD family hydrolase, translating to MERLDTPVLDDHLHLDPERGRGMDAVDDFARLGGTHLLVVNKPSWHLGDLPAAGEDFAHVFDTTCDVVARADERLPGRAWPVLGVHPGLVSRLVEDGYDPETAGEIMRAGLSRAADYVADGRALALKSGRPHYDVSDAVWAASNETTRHAFELGAEHDCAVQLHTEASREQSDLAAWAEERGLPAHRVVKHYAYGELTGPTPSVMCEKEYLRTAVDRGEPFLMETDFVDDPDRPGAVMGPKTVPRRVRWLLADGHDEAVRLAHVETPREVYGIDTEATLDRDD from the coding sequence ATGGAGCGACTCGACACACCCGTCTTGGACGACCACCTCCACCTCGACCCCGAGCGGGGCCGTGGGATGGACGCCGTCGACGACTTCGCCCGACTCGGCGGCACCCACCTCCTCGTCGTCAACAAGCCGTCGTGGCACCTCGGGGACCTCCCGGCGGCGGGCGAGGACTTCGCGCACGTCTTCGATACGACCTGCGACGTGGTGGCACGCGCAGACGAGCGCCTGCCGGGGCGCGCCTGGCCCGTGTTGGGTGTCCACCCGGGACTCGTCTCGCGACTCGTCGAGGACGGGTACGACCCGGAGACCGCCGGCGAGATCATGCGTGCGGGGCTGTCGCGGGCCGCCGACTACGTCGCCGACGGCCGCGCGCTGGCGTTGAAGTCCGGGCGCCCACACTACGACGTGTCCGACGCGGTGTGGGCGGCCTCGAACGAGACGACACGCCACGCCTTCGAACTGGGCGCCGAACACGACTGTGCCGTCCAACTCCACACGGAGGCGTCGCGCGAGCAGTCCGACCTGGCCGCGTGGGCCGAAGAGCGGGGACTCCCCGCTCACCGCGTCGTCAAACACTACGCGTACGGGGAGTTGACGGGACCGACGCCGAGTGTGATGTGCGAGAAGGAGTACCTGCGGACGGCGGTCGACCGCGGCGAGCCGTTCCTGATGGAGACGGACTTCGTCGACGACCCGGACCGGCCCGGTGCGGTGATGGGGCCGAAGACGGTGCCGCGTCGCGTCCGGTGGCTGCTGGCGGACGGCCACGACGAGGCGGTCCGTCTCGCCCACGTCGAGACACCTCGCGAGGTGTACGGGATCGACACCGAGGCGACGCTCGACCGCGACGACTGA
- a CDS encoding class I SAM-dependent methyltransferase: MTDRLYSEFPALYDTIQSEWDYDRDVSFLLAAAERHGVCAVADGAVADGAAVDVAAADGAVAGTGDACLAETDDPATEVDGVPLLEVGCGTGEHTRRLAAAGFAPTAVDPNRAVVDYAREKAPSLDADFVVGGLPELPVAGTFPVVVAFRGVLNHLPPAALDAAVATLADRVADDGLLVFDVSDLPPDGHDYPALDVGEGPAGTYARIVQMHPRPDGRLDWDAVVFPPDGEPFVDSRPMTPFDDETVRSALVDAGLSVETHEGFGPDDDARTVFVARPAE; encoded by the coding sequence GTGACCGACCGCCTGTACTCGGAGTTCCCGGCGCTGTACGACACGATCCAGTCGGAGTGGGACTACGACCGCGACGTGTCGTTCCTGTTGGCGGCCGCCGAGCGACACGGCGTCTGCGCGGTCGCGGACGGAGCAGTCGCGGACGGAGCGGCCGTGGATGTGGCGGCCGCGGACGGGGCCGTGGCGGGGACGGGCGACGCGTGTCTGGCCGAGACCGACGACCCCGCGACCGAGGTCGACGGCGTCCCGCTGTTGGAGGTCGGGTGCGGGACGGGCGAGCACACCCGACGACTCGCGGCGGCGGGGTTCGCGCCGACCGCCGTCGACCCGAACCGGGCGGTCGTCGACTACGCCCGCGAGAAGGCACCGTCGCTCGACGCCGACTTCGTCGTCGGCGGCCTCCCGGAGCTGCCGGTCGCGGGCACCTTCCCGGTGGTCGTCGCGTTCCGTGGCGTGCTCAACCACCTCCCACCTGCGGCACTCGACGCGGCGGTCGCCACCCTCGCGGACCGCGTGGCGGACGACGGCCTCCTCGTCTTCGACGTGTCCGATCTCCCGCCGGACGGTCACGACTACCCGGCGCTCGACGTGGGCGAAGGCCCCGCCGGGACGTACGCCCGGATCGTCCAGATGCATCCGCGCCCCGACGGCCGACTCGACTGGGACGCCGTCGTCTTCCCACCCGACGGCGAGCCGTTCGTCGACAGTCGTCCGATGACGCCGTTCGACGACGAGACCGTCCGGTCGGCACTCGTCGACGCCGGCCTGTCCGTGGAGACACACGAGGGCTTCGGTCCCGACGACGACGCCCGGACCGTCTTCGTCGCGCGACCGGCAGAGTGA
- a CDS encoding TIGR00266 family protein: MEFTVENRPVGAVVVVSLDQGESVTADPGAFLSRSATVESETSGTSDGVAGLVTNALSDERDVLESTFTATDGPGTVTLAPDEPGDVTRLDVGADGPLKVQSGGVVAWTDGVEKSTAANEAGNVLSSGEVTVLRLAGDGSAFLSAFGGLRSERVDEGAPLVVDEDHLLAWTASLDVSRTKDSSIKSTLLGGEGFVTRFEGSGRVWLQTRDPAVFRQSTA; this comes from the coding sequence ATGGAGTTCACGGTCGAAAACCGACCCGTCGGTGCGGTGGTCGTCGTGTCGCTCGATCAGGGTGAGTCGGTGACTGCCGATCCGGGTGCGTTCCTCTCGCGGTCCGCGACCGTCGAGAGCGAGACGAGCGGCACCAGTGACGGCGTCGCGGGGCTCGTGACGAACGCGCTCAGCGACGAACGAGACGTCCTAGAGAGTACGTTCACCGCGACGGACGGCCCGGGGACGGTGACGCTCGCGCCGGACGAACCGGGCGACGTGACGCGGCTCGACGTGGGTGCCGACGGGCCGCTGAAGGTCCAGTCGGGCGGTGTCGTCGCCTGGACGGACGGCGTCGAGAAGTCGACGGCCGCCAACGAGGCGGGCAACGTCCTCTCGTCGGGCGAGGTGACCGTCCTCCGACTCGCCGGGGACGGGAGCGCGTTCCTGTCCGCGTTCGGCGGACTCCGCTCGGAGCGCGTCGACGAGGGAGCACCGCTGGTGGTCGACGAGGACCACCTCCTCGCGTGGACGGCGTCCCTGGACGTGAGCCGGACGAAAGACTCCTCGATCAAGTCGACACTGCTGGGCGGCGAGGGGTTCGTGACACGGTTCGAGGGGTCCGGCCGCGTCTGGCTCCAGACGCGGGACCCGGCGGTCTTCCGTCAGTCGACCGCCTGA